Part of the Cyanobacteria bacterium QS_8_64_29 genome is shown below.
TCCACCCACCCATTGCCGGTGGCAATGTCGGGCTCGGCCACATTGGCTGCGTAGATGACAGGCTTGGCACTCAACAGGCCCAGGTGCTTGATGGCAGCCAGCTCCTGCGCGCTCAGCTCGAGCTGCCGCACGGCTTTGCCCTCGCTCAGGGCCGGCTCGAGCTTTTCCAAAACGGCCAGTTCGGTTTGGACGCTGGCGTCTTTTTTGGCTTCTTTGCGCGCGCGCTGCAGGCGCCGCTCGAGCTGCTCCAGATCGGAGAGGACGAGCTCGAGGTTGATGGTCTCGATGTCGCGCTCGGGGTCCACGCCACCGGCAACGTGGGCGATTTCGTCGCTCTCAAAGCAGCGCACAACGTGGACGATGGCATCGACCTCGCGGATGTTGGCCAGGAACTGATTGCCCAGGCCTTCCCCTCGGCTGGCCCCCTCGACCAACCCGGCAATATCGACGAACTCGATGCGGGTGGGCACGATGCGTGCCGAGTTGGACAGCTCGGCCAGGACGGCCAGGCGCTCGTCCGGAACGGCCACAACGCCCACGTTAGGCTCGATCGTGCAAAAGGGGAAGTTGGCGGCATCG
Proteins encoded:
- a CDS encoding redox-regulated ATPase YchF; the encoded protein is MLRAGIVGLPNVGKSTLFNALIENAAADAANFPFCTIEPNVGVVAVPDERLAVLAELSNSARIVPTRIEFVDIAGLVEGASRGEGLGNQFLANIREVDAIVHVVRCFESDEIAHVAGGVDPERDIETINLELVLSDLEQLERRLQRARKEAKKDASVQTELAVLEKLEPALSEGKAVRQLELSAQELAAIKHLGLLSAKPVIYAANVAEPDIATGNGWVERVREVAQREGASTVVVSAQVESELIELEPAERQAYLASLGVSEGGLQSLIRATYERLGLRTYLTTGEQETRAWTIRAGMKAPEAAGAIHSDMQRGFIRAETIDYDSLVAAGSLNAAREQGLLRSEGKDYIVQEGDVITFKFNV